The sequence below is a genomic window from Candidatus Zixiibacteriota bacterium.
GTGGGACTTCGGGTATCACCACACTCACGGCCAGTGCCGGCCCGAACACGGTCAACTACAGCGGGGCGGTGCAGACAGTGAAGGCCACCACCTATCACCATCTCACCCTGAGTGGGAGCGGCGCCAAAACTATCACCAATGTAAGCACCATCAACGGTAACCTCACGCTGGCGGGAACGTGTTCCGCCGCTGCTGCTGAGGACATCAACATCGCCGGTAACCTCACCGTCGAACCCAGTGCGACGTTCGCCACCAGTTCCTTTACCCTCGACCTCAAGGGTAACTTCGACAACAACAACATTGTCATCGTTTCGGGCGGAGCCATCACACTAACCGGTACGGCCGATCAAGCGATCGGCGGGAGCGCGACCACGATTTTTGGTGACCTGATCATCAACAAGGCCGGCGGTGCGGTTATGGTCAACACCAGCTTCTGTGTAAGCGGGGTGCTAACACTTGCCAGTGGCAATATCAACACGGGAGCAAGGGTTGTCACAATCACTTCGACAGGAAGTGTATCGCGCACGAGCGGCCATGTTGTTGGAAATCTCAGAAAGCAAGTCTCGGCCGGATCGCCATCACAGACTTTTGAAATCGGCTTTGCAGGCAGTTATTGTCCACTGACCGCATCGTTCTATGGAGTAACATCCAGCGGTGACTTAACCGCAAGTGTGATCGCCGGAGACTACCCCAATATTGAGAGTTCATCAATTGGCAGTTCCCAGAGTGTCAATTGCTACTGGGTTCTTGTGAACAGTGGAATCAGTTTCACAAACTATGACGCGACTTTCGGCTTCAATACAGGAGACACTGACTCCGGAGCCGATGCGAGTCTGTTCAAAGTGGGCCAATACGCTGCCGGCATCTGGGACTATCCGGTCATGGGCGTGAGAACCGCAAGCAGTTCAGAAGCAACGTTTCTGACTGGATTCGGCGATTTCAGCCTCGGAGAGGATCGTCCGGACCCGCCCGTGCTTGCCGCTATTGATTCGCTTCTGGTATCGGAGGGTGATACGCTTGCGGTCAGTGTCGGCGCGACCGAT
It includes:
- a CDS encoding T9SS type A sorting domain-containing protein translates to GTSGITTLTASAGPNTVNYSGAVQTVKATTYHHLTLSGSGAKTITNVSTINGNLTLAGTCSAAAAEDINIAGNLTVEPSATFATSSFTLDLKGNFDNNNIVIVSGGAITLTGTADQAIGGSATTIFGDLIINKAGGAVMVNTSFCVSGVLTLASGNINTGARVVTITSTGSVSRTSGHVVGNLRKQVSAGSPSQTFEIGFAGSYCPLTASFYGVTSSGDLTASVIAGDYPNIESSSIGSSQSVNCYWVLVNSGISFTNYDATFGFNTGDTDSGADASLFKVGQYAAGIWDYPVMGVRTASSSEATFLTGFGDFSLGEDRPDPPVLAAIDSLLVSEGDTLAVSVGATDPDGDSLILFVEALPANAAFSDNGNGTGTFNFNPSFTQAGVYNVTFIASDGSLADSELVAITVIDAGNQRPILADIDSQSVSEGDTLALEVSAIDADGDSLILTAEGLPANAGFIDNGDGTGRLNFSPDSTEAGVYSVTFIASDGALADSETVAITVNPPDSVTISGNAGVGGAILSYVDGISMSDTADGDGNYSLNIPYDWSGTVTPSKAGYDFTPSDRVYANVSANQANQDFAASLILEVGEDDNNPVPGEFCLAQNYPNPFNPTTTIEFSVPRRSQVVIDIYNQLGQTVRSLVDEEKTAGVYRITWDGTDTSGRPLSSGVYLYRITAGDFAQSKKMLLLK